From the genome of Paracidovorax avenae:
AGAGAACCGGAGCGGGCGCAAAAGCGCCCACGCAGATTGTGCGGCACCGCCGCCTGCCCGGGATAATCGCGCCATGCCCATTCATGCCGCCACCTCCGCTTCCACCCCCGCCGCCGGCCGGCACCGGAGCCTTCCATGCGCCTGAGCGACCTGGGCGGCCTCGTCTATTCCACCGAATCCGGCCGCATGTGCCCTGCGTGCCGCCAGCCGGTCGCGCAATGCGCCTGTGCCGCCGCGCGCGCGGCCGCGGTGCCGGCGGGTGACGGCATCGTGCGCGTCTCGCGCGAGACCAAGGGCCGGGGCGGCAAGGCGGTGACCGTGGTGAAGGGCGTGGCGCTGCCGGCGGCCGAACTGGCCCAGCTGGGCAAGCAGCTCAAGGCCGCCTGCGGCACGGGCGGCACCGCCAAGGACGGCGTGATCGAAGTGCAGGGCGACCATGTGGAGCGCGTGATGCAGGCGCTCCAGGCGCTCGGCCACAAGGTCCGGCGCGCGGGCGGGTGAGGGGAGGGCGGCCATGGACCCGGCACAGCTCGAGCGGCTCGTCACGGTGGTCATGCCCTTTGGCAAGCACAAGGGCACGGCGATCGCCGACCTGCCCGGCAACTACCTGAACTGGTTCGCCCGCGAGGGCTTCCCGCCCGGCGACATCGGCCGGCTGCTGGCGCTGATGCACGAGATCGACCACAACGGCCTGTCGGACCTGCTGGCACCGCTGCGTGCTGCCGCCCGCAAGGGCTGACCTGGGGGCGCGCCGGCCAGGGCCGGCCTCAGTGCCCGTGGCCGGCGGTTTCCGCGAAATCCGGCAGCCGCCCCACCAGAGCGCGGAACAGGTTGCGCGCCACGCCGTGCGCCGCCTGCTGCAGGTCGTGGGCGACGTCCGGCGCGAAGCGGCGCTCCGTGTGCTGCTTCCACAGCCCCACCCACGCCGCGAAATGCGCGGGTGTCACGCCCTGCAGGGCCCGATGGCGCTGCTGCACGTTGCCTCGGTAGCTCCGCGCGCCGAGCGCCACCGTGGCCCAGAAATCGACCATGCGCGCGAGGTGCGGCTCCCACCGGTCCGCCAGCGCCTCCTCGAAGACCGGGCCGAGCAGCGGATGGGCGCGCACGTCCGCATAGAACCCGTGGACCAGCGCGGCGATGGCGCCGTAGTCCGGCGGGGCTGGCGCGACCTGCGTGGCCGGGGAGGGGAAGGAGGAGGGTGGAAGCTGGTGCGGATCGGGCATGGCAGGAAATCCGTCGTCCTGCGCGGCGTGGCGCGGCGTGGAGCGTTGCACGGATTGTGGCAGGCCGGCGCCAGCGCTGCGCACCGGCATCCGCATCCATGTGCGCGTTCGCTCACGCCGCAGGATCGCGCCGACGCCTGCACGCGGCAGGTGCCTGCGCCCCCCCGCGTCCGCGGCTTCCCGGCGGATCGCCGTGCATTGCGTATCCTGGGTTGGGCCGGCCTGCGGACAGTCCGGCGGAAGGAACCGACATGGACCCAGTGAACCAGAACCTGCTGCCCGGCCGCCTGCTGCGCCGTCCGGGCCGGCCGATGGCGGATCCGGATTTCCCGGGCGTCCGCACCGGGGCCGCGTGCCTCGCGGAGGTGCTGGCGCGCGACGCACCGCTCTGGGTGCTGCACGAGGGCGCCATACATGCCGAAGGCCCGGCGTGGCAGGCATCGCATCGGCGCCTGCTGTTCTCCGACGTGCCCAACCGGCGCATCAATGCCTGGTATGAGGAGGACGGCCGGGTGGAATCGCTGATCGACCCGGCCTGGTTCCCGAACGGCAATGCGGTGGCGGCGGATGGCAGCGTCTATCACTGCGAGCACGGGCGCCGCTGCATCAGCCGCTCCGCCCCCGGCCTGCAGGGCGAGCCGGAGCCGGTGGTGACGCATTACGAGGGCCGGCGGCTCAATGCGCCCAACGACGTGGCGATCGCGCCCGATGGGGCGGTATGGTTCACCGACCCGGTCTTCGGCATCGTGATGCCCGCCCAGGGCGCGCTGGCCGAACCCGAACTGACGCACCGCAGCCTCTACCGCTTCGATCCCGCCAGCGGCGTGCTCGCGCGGATGGCCGATTTCGAACAGCCGAACGGCGTGGCGCTCGCGCCCGATGGCCGCACGCTGTACGTGACCGACACATCGAGGGCGCTGGGCGAGGCCCCTGGCGGTTCCCCGGGAAGCAGGCACGAAGTCGAGGCCTTCACCCTCGGCGCTGGCGGAACACTCTCCGGCCGGCGCTTCTTCTGCTCGCCCGCGCAGGGCAATCCCGACGGCCTGGCGGTGGACAGCCGCGGCTGGGTCTGGTGCAGCGCGGCGGACGGCGTGCACATCTGGTCGGCGGACCAGGAGTACCTTGGGGCGGTCCCCATCGCGGAGACGGTGTGCAATGTCTGTTTCGGCGGCAGCAGCGGGCGGCGGCTCTTTATCGCGGCATCCACGCGGCTGCTCGCGATCGACCTGCGCGAAGCTTGAAAACCGGGGCATCGCGCCCGCCGGCCTTGGGGGGCGATGGGCTATGCGCCGGCTTGCGCCGCGCCAGCGATCTGGTGGATATGCCCGTCCGGGTCGCGCAGCAGCGTGGGGGCGGAGCCCTGCCAGACGATGCGGGTCGCGGCCACATCGTGGATCGCCCAGGGCTCCACCGGCGGCGTGCCCTGCGGATGCCGATAGTGCAGCAATTCGACATGCGGCCCCGGCCCCGCGGGATGCATCGGCACCACGTCCACGCGCACACCGTCCAGGCCGTCGAGCGCGACCTGCGCCGGGCCGCGGTTCAGCGTGGCGTCGCCGCAGGCCAGGCCGTGGGCACGGTAGAAAGCGCGGGACCGCTCCACATCCGCGACCGCGATCGCGCTGTGGTCGATGCCGAGGATGCCCTGGCCCCGCCAACCCCTGCGGCCAACGTCCGGAAAGTGGATCAGCTCCAGCGGGTGGCCCTCCGGGTCGCGGAACTTGACCGCGATGACTCCGCCCGTGGAAGCGGGCAGCGTGACCGGGCCGGTGCGGCTGATCGGTGTGGCGCCGGCCGCCTGTGTGTGCTTCCAGGCGGCCTCGATGTCGTCGGTGGCCAGCGCGAAATGCTGGAAGCAACTCGACGCGGCATCCGCAGCTTCGGGGTAGGGCCGGCCGGGCCGGTCGTACTGGTCGATCCACAACCGTGCCGTGCCCAGGCGCATCGCGCGCCGCGTGCCGCCGCCCGCCAGGCCGAGGATCGCCGACTCGGCGGCGGCGATCGGCCAGGCTGCTCCTTCCTGCACGAAGCCCAGCGCGGCGTAGAAACGCGCCAGGGCCGCTCCGTCGTGGGCGACCAGACAGAAGGCGACGATGCGGTCCAGCGCCGCGCCCTGCCGCATGGCGTCGCGTGGCGCATCGCCGTCGCGGGACGGCGGGAGGGTCACACCAGCTCGCACGGCCGCCGCACTGGCGCGCGGTGCAGCTGCACCGTCATCAGGCAGCAGGGTTCGTCGCCCACGGTGCCGGAGCGGTGGCCCTTCCTGCCATCGACCTCGGCGCAGCCCTGGTCACCCCCGAACGAGAACTCGCCCGGGCCCTGCTCGATGCGGGTGCCGTCCATCGCCTCGATCCACCAGCGGCCCGAGAGCACGACGATCCATTGCGGGGCCGGGTTTTCGTGCCACTCGCCCACCCAGCCGACCGGCTGCACGGTGAAGACGACGGTCGAATCACCGCGCTCCATGGAGTTGTTCCACTGCGGATCGGCGGCGCCGACGCGGTGCAGTTCATAGTCGGTGAGCGCACAGGACTGGAAGCGGCTGACGCCGTCGGCATCGGTGTAGAGGTGCTGGTAGGGCACGGAAGGGCGGGGGCCGGGATCGGACATTCAGGGGCTCCGGTAGGGTTGGCTCGACGCGAAAGGCGCATCGAGGAAGGGCTGCAGGCCGGACCCGTCGGTGCCGACCACCAGCAGCAGGAAGCCGGCGCCCAGCGCCAGGTTCTTGAGGAAATCCCAGAACAGGCCGCGCGCCCTGCCGTCGGGGTTCGACCAGAAGTCGCCGGGCTTCCAGAACGGCTTGAACAGCACCGCGGTCGCAAAACAGTAGCCCGCGATCACGAAGGCCGCGGCCCGATCGGACACGCCGCTGACCACGCCCAGGCTGCACACCACTTCGATCGCCAGGCCGGCCAGGATCACGGCGCGCGCCAGCCAGCGCGGCTTGAACACTTCCTGCGCCTGCCCTACCGCGTGGCCGAAGCCCAGCACCTTGTCGAGCGCGCTGAAGGGCAGGAACAGCAGCACCATCACGCAGCGCACGAGGAAGGTCACGGCGATGGCGGCCGTCACAGGCGCCCCTTCAGGATGTCGGCGACGCGCAATGCGTTCGCGATGATGGTGAGCGTGGGGTTCACCGCGCCGATCGAAGGGAAGAAGCTCGCGTCGGTCACATAGAGGTTGTCCACCTCGTGGGCGCGGCAGTCGAGATCCAGCACCGAGGTCGCCGGGTCGGTGCCGAAGCGGCAGGTGCCCGCCTGGTGCGCGGTGCCGGAGAGCGGGATGTCCTTGCCGAGGTAGAGCGAGCGCTCCACCAGCACCGCGGGCCAGCCGATCGCGTCGAGCACCTGCTTGAGCTTGGCCTGCAGGCGCCTGAGCGCCTCCGCATTGGTCTCGCGCACGTCGAGGTGCACCTTGCCGTCCCGGTAGTACACGCGGTTCTCGGGGACCGGCAGGTCCTCGGCCTGCAGCCAGAAGTCCATCGAATGCCGGGCCATTTCCTCGAAGGGCATCTCGGGCAGGTGCTTCATCAGGCCGGGCAACGGTGCCTCCCCCTTGATCTGGTCCGCATGGCTGGTCGCGCACATCTGGATCAGCCCCAGCGGATGTTCCCAGTCGTCGCTGCCGAAGTAGAAGTCGCCGAGCGCGAGCGTCTTCTGGAAGACCGTTTCGTTGACCTCCTTCATCACCGCCATCACGATCGACATCTCGTGGCGCATGTAGTTGCGGCCGACCTGGTCCGAGCCATTGGCGAGGCCGTTCGGGTGGCGGTCGTTCGCCGACCGCAGCAGCAGCAGGGCGGACGACAGCGCGCCGCAGGCCACCACCACCGTGCCGGCGGTATAGCGCTCTTCCCGGCCGCCGCGCTCGACCACCACCCCCTCCACCCGCCGGCCACTGGCATCCGTCTCCAGGCGCGAGGCATAGGCACCCGTCAGCAGCGTGACATTCGGGTGGTCGCGCAGCATCGGGTCGATGCACATCACCTGCGCGTCGGCCTTGCCATTGAGCAGGCAGGGAAAGCCGTCGAAGTACGAACAGCGCATGCAGGTGCTCGTCGGCGTGGCGAAGCCGTCGTCCTTCTGGTCGAGCAGGATGCCCAGCGGCAGGTGGAAGGGATGCAGGCCGATGCCGCGCAGCTTGTCGTTCAATTGCGCGATCTTGGGCTCGTGCCGCACCGGCGGGAAAGGGTAGGGCGTGGTGCCCGGATCGAGCGGATCGTCCCCGCGCAGGCCGTGCACGTGGAACAGCGCCTCGGCCTCGTCGTACCAGGGCGCGAAGTCGGCATAGGCCAGCGGCCAGGCCGGAGAGATGCCGCCGTGGTGGCGTACTTCCCCGAAATCGCGCTCGCGCAGCCGCAGCAGCGCGGCACCGTACACTTTCGAGTTGCCGCCCACGCAATAGTGCAGTTGCGGCGCGAACCGGTGCCCGTCCCGGTCGATCCAGGATTCACGCGCCTGGTAGCGGCCTTCCACGAACACCGCCTGCGCGCTCCAGTTGGCTTCCTCGCGCCGCAGGTAGTCGCCGCGTTCCAGGATCAGGATGCGCTTGCCGGTCGGCGCCAGCCGGTGCGCGAGGCTCGCGCCGCCGGGGCCGCTGCCGATGACGATCAGGTCGTAGTGGGACATCAGGCGGGTTCTTTCATCGCACCGGAAGGGGCTGTGCCTCGTGCGCGGGCACATCGAAGGGGCCGCATTCATGGTAGCCCGGCAGTGGGGCTGGAAATGTGCGCCGTGGCCCCGTTCCTGCCATGCGGTGCGCTTTTGCGGCGGGGTCCTACAGGCCGCTCCCGGCAGTGGTGGCGCCCGCTACTTCTTCCCCGGCCTGCGCGAAGCGCCCGCGCGCCGGGGGCCGCGGCCGGCGCCCAGCCAGTCGTGCGCGGCGGCCATGACGCACTGTGTGAGCCGCTCCAGCCCTGCCTGGGCCGAACGCGGGTGGGCCCAGTAGAGCGCCACGTCCATGCCGGTACCCGGCAGCATCTCCACTAGCGTGCCGTCCGCGAGCTGCCGCTCGATCAGCACCGTGGGGTGCATGCCCCAGCCGATGCCCATCTCGCAGCTGCGCAGGAAGCCCTGGTTGGACGGCAGGAAGTGGCGGGGCGGATGGCGGCGCGAGCCCAGCCCCTGGCGCTGCAGCCACTGGTCCTGCAGGCGGTCGTTGCGGCTGTACACCATCATCGGCGCCTGCGCGATGGTGTCCTGGGTCACCCCGCCCGTGTCCGGCCCGAAATGGCGGCGCACGAAGGCCGGGCTGGCCGCCGCCACGTAGTGCATGGAGCCCAGCGGCCAGGTGTTGCAGCCCGCGATGGCACCTGCGGTGGCCGTCACCGCGGCGATCACCTCGCCCTCGCGCAGCCGCTGCGCGGTGTGTTCCTGGTCGTCGATGCGAACGTCCAGCAGTTCGTTGCCGCCCTCGGCGAAAGCCGCCATCGCATCCATGAACCAGGTGGACAGCGAATCGTCGTTCACCGCCAGCTTGACCGTGGGTGCGGGGGCGTGGGCATCGGGCACCAGCGCGGGATGGGCCCGGCGCAGCTCGTTCTCCAGCAGGGCCACCTGTTCCAGGTGCAGGCACAGCCGGCGTCCGGCCTCGGTGCCCGTGCAGGGCGTGCCGCGCTGCACCAGCACCTGTCCCGCACGCTCTTCCAGCTGCTTGACGCGCTGCGAGACGGCCGAGGGCGTGACGTGCAGGCGCCGCGCCGCACGTTCGAAACTGCCCTCGCGCACCACGGCCGCAAGGGCCTCGAGTCCGGCGTAGTCCAGCATGAAGTAATGCTTAATGATGGTTAGGATTTTTAAGTTTACATAATTTTTACACCCGCCCAGAATCGACCGCATGTGGGCACTTCTTCCTTCCTCTTCGCTGTTCTCCGGCGGGGCCGCGTCCGCCGCCTGGCTGGCCGGCTTCACGGTCTGCATGTCCCTGATCGTCTCCATCGGCGCGCAGAACGCGTACGTGCTGCGCCAGGCGGTCGCCGGGCGGCACGTGCGGGCCTGCGTGGCCCTGTGCGTGCTGGCCGACGCGGTGCTGATCGGCGCCGGCGTGGCCGGCATGGCGAAGCTGCTGGAGAGCGCCCCGGGCCTGGCGCGCGTGCTGACCCTGGGCGGCGCCGTGTTCCTGCTGGCCTACGGGCTGTTCGCATGGCACCGCGCCCTGTTCGGCGCGGGCGCCGGCCTGCGCACCGACGGCGAGCGCACCCGCCAGGGGCTGCTGGGCGTGCTGGGCACCCTGGCCGCGATCACGCTGCTCAACCCGCATGTGTACCTGGACACCGTGGTGCTCGTGGGCTCCATCGGCGCCCGTCAGGAGGGCGGCCTCAAGTGGGTCTTCGTGGCCGGCGCGGCGTCGGCCAGCCTGCTGTGGTTCCTGATGCTGGCCTTCGCCGGGCGGCAACTGCAGGGCGTGTTCGCGAGGCCGGTGGCCTGGCGCCTCCTGGATGGGCTCACGGGCGCGATCATGCTGTCCCTGTCGTTCTGGCTCTGGCAGGGGTTGGAATGAAGAATAAGCCTTTCATGAGGGCACTATGGAGTGCCCGGGGCAAGCCGCAAAGGCGCGCAGCGGCGCCGCATGCTGACGTATGGCTTCGTCCTCATGCAGTTGAAGATTGCGCTGGCGAACTTGGCATCGGCCACAGTGCGACCCCTGCCAGCAGCAGCGCAACGAGCAGGTACGGAACACCAGCGCCGAACTCGTAGAGCAGCGTCCCGACCAGCGGCCCCAGCACGATGCCCAGGCCCTGCGCCGCGCCGACCGAGCCGGCGGCGGCACCTTGCTCGTGCCCCCCGACCGCATTGGCCGCCAGTGCCGCGAAGGCGGGAAAGACGGCGCCCATGCCGGCGGCTGCCACGAAATAGCACACGGCCAGCCAGGCCGGCGTTCCGGCCATCGCCGTCGCCCCGAAACCCACGGCCGCAATCACTGCACCCGTGCGGATCAACCGCAGCGGCGGCCAGTCCAGCTTGCGCACCACCAACTGCGAGGCGATCAGGCCGATGCCCACCGCCGTGAGCGCGATGCCGGCCGCGCGCGCCGCCGCGCCCGGCGCCAGATGCAGGCGGTCGATGGCGAAGAAGCCCACCGTGATCTGCGCGATGGCCACGCAGAACATCGCGATGAAGGCCACCGCCATCGGTCGGCGCAGCCGGGCATCCGACAGGCGTAGCGTGGATGGCACCGCCGCTGCCGGGTTCTCCTGCCGAGGCAATGCCTTCCAGAGCACCAGCCAGGCGATCGCCGGCAGCAGCGCCGTCACTTGGAGCGGCAGGCTCAGGCTGTACTGTGCCAGGGCCGCAGCCAGGGCGGGCCCCGCCACCATCCCCACGGCGTTGGCCGCTCCCAGCGAGGCCATGGCGCTCGCCCGCCGGCCCGCAGGGATGAAGTCGGCGACCAGTGCCTGCCCCGTCGAGGGAATGGCTGCGTAGAACGCGCCGATGGCCCCGCGCGTGAGCAGCAGGCCGGCGAACACGAGGAGCGCCGACGGCAGGAAATGCAGCGATGCCATCAGCACCGCGCACATGGTCCAGTAGGAGAGCGCAAAGCCTCCGACCCCGGCCAGCAGGACCGCACGGCGCCCGCGGCGGTCGCTCGCCACGCCCCAGGGGCGCGAGAGCAGCATCCACAGCACACCACCGACAGTGACCGCCGCGCCCGCCTGCCAGGCTGGCAGCCGCAGCTGCCGCGCCAGGGGGCCGACGATGGCCACGAACGCCATCATGGCCATCGTGCAGGCCATGTTGGCGGCCAGCAGAGGCTTGAGGCTGAAGACCTCCTTTGCGGAACTGCATGACGGTGAATGGAAGGCGGGATCTTGGTTCATGCAAGCATATTAAATGAGAATTGTTCGCAATTGTCGTACAATCAAGTCCGTGAATGAACTTTCGAGCGCGGCGCCTTGCGGTGCGACGGCGCAGGAGCGGGGACTTCGAGATGGTGTACAGCGTGGTGATGGCGTTCGGGAGACCGGTTGCACGTGGACGTCATGACTGATGGCGCCATGGCCGCCAAGGAACTCCGCGTCGATGCGGGCTGGACGCTGCCCAACTTGTCGCCCAGCGTCTCGCTGGCCGGCGGCGTGCTGCACTTCGAGAAACCGACCGATACGACCGAGGTCGTGGAGCCGGGGTTCAAACTGGTGCTGATTCTGGAGGGCCGGCTCCGCTACAGCGTGGGCGAGCGTCAGACGACCTCTGTGCATGGGCCGGCGTTTCATATGAGCATGAGCGACGAGCCGTTCTCCCTGAGCCTCCGCTTCGACCCCGCCGCACCCGTGCGCTACGTGGCGGTGCGCATTCCTCGAGGCTCATTGGCCGAAGACTTCGGGGTCGATGCGGGATGGCTCGCACGCCGCGCTGCGGGTAGCGGGCGGTTGTTGATGGACCAGCAGGCCGATCGCGCGTTGCAGGGCTTGGGGCGGCAATTGTTGGCATGCCCGATGCAGGGAAGCGCACGCCGCATGTACCTCGCCGGCAAGGCGATGGAACTGGCTGCCACGGTGATGACGGGCATCGAGCGGGATGCCGTGGGCGTGCAAGGAGCCGCCGCACCGCTTTCGGTACGCGACGTCGAGCGGCTGCATGCCGCTCGCGACATCCTGAACCGTCGCCTGCAGCAGCCGCCCACATTGCCGGAACTGGCGCGTCTTGCCGGTACCAACGTCAACAAGCTGACCACGGGGTTTCGCCAATTGTTCGGCTGCAGCGTCTACGACTTCGTGCGCGGCCAACGCCTCGAACTGGCCTACCGCCTGATTGCCACCGGCGGGTCGAGCGCGGCCGAAGCCGCGCAGGCATGTGGCTACACGGCTTCGCACTTCACGAAGGCCTTTCAAAAGCGCTTCGGCGTGA
Proteins encoded in this window:
- a CDS encoding translation initiation factor Sui1, giving the protein MRLSDLGGLVYSTESGRMCPACRQPVAQCACAAARAAAVPAGDGIVRVSRETKGRGGKAVTVVKGVALPAAELAQLGKQLKAACGTGGTAKDGVIEVQGDHVERVMQALQALGHKVRRAGG
- a CDS encoding DUF3820 family protein, with the translated sequence MDPAQLERLVTVVMPFGKHKGTAIADLPGNYLNWFAREGFPPGDIGRLLALMHEIDHNGLSDLLAPLRAAARKG
- a CDS encoding group III truncated hemoglobin, with protein sequence MPDPHQLPPSSFPSPATQVAPAPPDYGAIAALVHGFYADVRAHPLLGPVFEEALADRWEPHLARMVDFWATVALGARSYRGNVQQRHRALQGVTPAHFAAWVGLWKQHTERRFAPDVAHDLQQAAHGVARNLFRALVGRLPDFAETAGHGH
- a CDS encoding SMP-30/gluconolactonase/LRE family protein, which codes for MDPVNQNLLPGRLLRRPGRPMADPDFPGVRTGAACLAEVLARDAPLWVLHEGAIHAEGPAWQASHRRLLFSDVPNRRINAWYEEDGRVESLIDPAWFPNGNAVAADGSVYHCEHGRRCISRSAPGLQGEPEPVVTHYEGRRLNAPNDVAIAPDGAVWFTDPVFGIVMPAQGALAEPELTHRSLYRFDPASGVLARMADFEQPNGVALAPDGRTLYVTDTSRALGEAPGGSPGSRHEVEAFTLGAGGTLSGRRFFCSPAQGNPDGLAVDSRGWVWCSAADGVHIWSADQEYLGAVPIAETVCNVCFGGSSGRRLFIAASTRLLAIDLREA
- a CDS encoding VOC family protein; this encodes MTLPPSRDGDAPRDAMRQGAALDRIVAFCLVAHDGAALARFYAALGFVQEGAAWPIAAAESAILGLAGGGTRRAMRLGTARLWIDQYDRPGRPYPEAADAASSCFQHFALATDDIEAAWKHTQAAGATPISRTGPVTLPASTGGVIAVKFRDPEGHPLELIHFPDVGRRGWRGQGILGIDHSAIAVADVERSRAFYRAHGLACGDATLNRGPAQVALDGLDGVRVDVVPMHPAGPGPHVELLHYRHPQGTPPVEPWAIHDVAATRIVWQGSAPTLLRDPDGHIHQIAGAAQAGA
- a CDS encoding cupin domain-containing protein, with product MSDPGPRPSVPYQHLYTDADGVSRFQSCALTDYELHRVGAADPQWNNSMERGDSTVVFTVQPVGWVGEWHENPAPQWIVVLSGRWWIEAMDGTRIEQGPGEFSFGGDQGCAEVDGRKGHRSGTVGDEPCCLMTVQLHRAPVRRPCELV
- a CDS encoding DoxX family membrane protein; its protein translation is MTAAIAVTFLVRCVMVLLFLPFSALDKVLGFGHAVGQAQEVFKPRWLARAVILAGLAIEVVCSLGVVSGVSDRAAAFVIAGYCFATAVLFKPFWKPGDFWSNPDGRARGLFWDFLKNLALGAGFLLLVVGTDGSGLQPFLDAPFASSQPYRSP
- a CDS encoding GMC oxidoreductase, coding for MSHYDLIVIGSGPGGASLAHRLAPTGKRILILERGDYLRREEANWSAQAVFVEGRYQARESWIDRDGHRFAPQLHYCVGGNSKVYGAALLRLRERDFGEVRHHGGISPAWPLAYADFAPWYDEAEALFHVHGLRGDDPLDPGTTPYPFPPVRHEPKIAQLNDKLRGIGLHPFHLPLGILLDQKDDGFATPTSTCMRCSYFDGFPCLLNGKADAQVMCIDPMLRDHPNVTLLTGAYASRLETDASGRRVEGVVVERGGREERYTAGTVVVACGALSSALLLLRSANDRHPNGLANGSDQVGRNYMRHEMSIVMAVMKEVNETVFQKTLALGDFYFGSDDWEHPLGLIQMCATSHADQIKGEAPLPGLMKHLPEMPFEEMARHSMDFWLQAEDLPVPENRVYYRDGKVHLDVRETNAEALRRLQAKLKQVLDAIGWPAVLVERSLYLGKDIPLSGTAHQAGTCRFGTDPATSVLDLDCRAHEVDNLYVTDASFFPSIGAVNPTLTIIANALRVADILKGRL
- a CDS encoding HTH-type transcriptional regulator ArgP gives rise to the protein MLDYAGLEALAAVVREGSFERAARRLHVTPSAVSQRVKQLEERAGQVLVQRGTPCTGTEAGRRLCLHLEQVALLENELRRAHPALVPDAHAPAPTVKLAVNDDSLSTWFMDAMAAFAEGGNELLDVRIDDQEHTAQRLREGEVIAAVTATAGAIAGCNTWPLGSMHYVAAASPAFVRRHFGPDTGGVTQDTIAQAPMMVYSRNDRLQDQWLQRQGLGSRRHPPRHFLPSNQGFLRSCEMGIGWGMHPTVLIERQLADGTLVEMLPGTGMDVALYWAHPRSAQAGLERLTQCVMAAAHDWLGAGRGPRRAGASRRPGKK
- a CDS encoding LysE/ArgO family amino acid transporter, whose product is MWALLPSSSLFSGGAASAAWLAGFTVCMSLIVSIGAQNAYVLRQAVAGRHVRACVALCVLADAVLIGAGVAGMAKLLESAPGLARVLTLGGAVFLLAYGLFAWHRALFGAGAGLRTDGERTRQGLLGVLGTLAAITLLNPHVYLDTVVLVGSIGARQEGGLKWVFVAGAASASLLWFLMLAFAGRQLQGVFARPVAWRLLDGLTGAIMLSLSFWLWQGLE
- a CDS encoding MFS transporter; this translates as MNQDPAFHSPSCSSAKEVFSLKPLLAANMACTMAMMAFVAIVGPLARQLRLPAWQAGAAVTVGGVLWMLLSRPWGVASDRRGRRAVLLAGVGGFALSYWTMCAVLMASLHFLPSALLVFAGLLLTRGAIGAFYAAIPSTGQALVADFIPAGRRASAMASLGAANAVGMVAGPALAAALAQYSLSLPLQVTALLPAIAWLVLWKALPRQENPAAAVPSTLRLSDARLRRPMAVAFIAMFCVAIAQITVGFFAIDRLHLAPGAAARAAGIALTAVGIGLIASQLVVRKLDWPPLRLIRTGAVIAAVGFGATAMAGTPAWLAVCYFVAAAGMGAVFPAFAALAANAVGGHEQGAAAGSVGAAQGLGIVLGPLVGTLLYEFGAGVPYLLVALLLAGVALWPMPSSPAQSSTA
- a CDS encoding helix-turn-helix transcriptional regulator translates to MAAKELRVDAGWTLPNLSPSVSLAGGVLHFEKPTDTTEVVEPGFKLVLILEGRLRYSVGERQTTSVHGPAFHMSMSDEPFSLSLRFDPAAPVRYVAVRIPRGSLAEDFGVDAGWLARRAAGSGRLLMDQQADRALQGLGRQLLACPMQGSARRMYLAGKAMELAATVMTGIERDAVGVQGAAAPLSVRDVERLHAARDILNRRLQQPPTLPELARLAGTNVNKLTTGFRQLFGCSVYDFVRGQRLELAYRLIATGGSSAAEAAQACGYTASHFTKAFQKRFGVKPGSLH